A single window of Vibrio gazogenes DNA harbors:
- a CDS encoding cellulose-binding domain-containing protein produces MIKKRFSALCGALLLFCTSVHAQNETLTVDMSDPIGPVTHAASGALYGITDSLPTDINGDVAPLHPRMYTQPARSGAGYQQPIGAAIPVSKRLANTTAEVTVRLADLLPGWPYQWSGWSHWSARVRSVIADKRASGRDNYYGYEIFNEPNITWDDDANGNFKSSLWKPTYDLIRRQDPGERIIGPSAAWYHASYIQAFLEYCVANNCLPDVISWHELGGSDNITANIADYRARERALGISPRPISINEYSHDTHKYEGAPGVSVPFIAKFERNRVESANISWWFTNLPGRLGSLLTANNQRGGGWWLYKWYGDMTGNMLNVTPPRQNGDGLDGFANLDTQSGSASICLGGNFTGTANVVFNHIPASFGDTVDVTVEYVAWANKDTPVAGPVTAMQSVETVFNGSLTVPVDVFNPLYGYRVTINGQGFGSEGSSAQVELESLSSQEQFAPFSVLSDAGAQYIVWPNNGDQFLNSASDDASGQVLIPFSLSQSTAVQLQIRANLPNANDDSFYFKLDDGDWLTQNNKQTSGWNTFTLGTFDNLAAGDHTLRIERREDGAKLDFITLLTAAGDIEIGASDNPSGNSCNGIHVYPNWPASDWPGSGYNHANAGDQMVYQNKLYQANWYTNSIPGSDASWTLIGDCD; encoded by the coding sequence ATGATCAAAAAACGATTTTCGGCTTTGTGCGGTGCGCTGTTGTTATTTTGTACGAGTGTTCACGCACAAAATGAAACACTCACTGTCGACATGTCAGATCCGATTGGTCCCGTGACACACGCTGCATCTGGCGCACTTTACGGTATCACGGATAGTTTACCCACGGACATTAATGGCGATGTCGCGCCGCTTCATCCCAGAATGTATACGCAACCCGCCAGAAGTGGGGCGGGGTACCAACAGCCGATTGGCGCTGCTATCCCCGTGTCGAAAAGATTAGCGAATACCACCGCCGAAGTGACGGTCCGTTTGGCGGATTTACTGCCCGGCTGGCCTTATCAGTGGTCGGGCTGGTCACATTGGTCTGCGAGAGTTCGCTCGGTTATCGCAGACAAACGTGCCTCAGGAAGAGATAATTACTACGGTTATGAAATTTTCAATGAACCCAATATTACCTGGGATGACGATGCGAACGGAAACTTCAAATCATCTCTGTGGAAGCCCACCTATGACCTGATTCGCCGTCAGGATCCCGGTGAACGCATCATCGGTCCATCAGCGGCTTGGTATCATGCCTCATATATTCAGGCGTTTCTCGAATACTGCGTTGCAAACAACTGCCTGCCCGATGTGATCAGCTGGCACGAACTGGGTGGTTCAGACAATATCACAGCAAATATTGCCGACTACCGCGCCCGGGAAAGGGCGTTGGGTATTTCGCCCCGTCCCATCAGTATCAACGAATATTCTCATGACACGCACAAATATGAAGGTGCGCCGGGGGTATCCGTACCATTTATCGCAAAATTCGAGCGCAATCGGGTGGAATCGGCAAATATCTCTTGGTGGTTCACCAACCTGCCAGGCAGACTTGGTAGCCTGCTAACGGCCAATAACCAACGCGGTGGTGGCTGGTGGCTGTACAAATGGTATGGGGATATGACAGGCAACATGCTCAATGTTACACCGCCCCGTCAAAATGGTGATGGTTTGGATGGCTTCGCCAACTTAGACACCCAGTCCGGTTCCGCCAGTATCTGTCTCGGCGGTAACTTTACCGGTACTGCGAATGTTGTATTCAACCATATCCCAGCCAGTTTTGGTGATACTGTCGATGTGACAGTGGAATATGTTGCCTGGGCAAATAAAGATACACCTGTTGCCGGGCCTGTTACCGCGATGCAATCGGTAGAAACTGTGTTTAACGGTTCGCTCACTGTACCCGTTGATGTTTTTAATCCGCTTTATGGTTACCGAGTTACGATTAACGGGCAGGGTTTCGGCTCCGAAGGTTCCTCCGCTCAAGTCGAACTGGAAAGCTTGTCGAGCCAAGAACAATTCGCGCCGTTTTCTGTGTTATCAGATGCCGGAGCGCAGTATATTGTCTGGCCCAATAACGGTGATCAATTCCTGAATTCGGCATCGGATGATGCAAGTGGCCAAGTTTTAATCCCCTTTAGCTTATCGCAGTCGACAGCTGTCCAACTGCAGATCCGCGCCAACCTGCCAAACGCCAACGATGACTCGTTTTATTTCAAACTGGATGATGGCGACTGGCTCACTCAAAACAACAAACAAACCAGTGGCTGGAACACTTTCACACTGGGGACTTTCGATAACCTTGCGGCAGGCGACCATACATTGCGTATCGAACGTCGCGAAGATGGTGCCAAACTGGACTTTATTACACTATTAACGGCTGCGGGTGATATCGAGATCGGTGCATCGGATAACCCTTCGGGCAACAGTTGCAACGGTATTCATGTTTACCCCAACTGGCCGGCTAGTGACTGGCCCGGTAGTGGCTATAATCACGCTAACGCTGGGGACCAAATGGTTTATCAAAACAAGCTGTATCAAGCCAACTGGTACACCAACAGCATTCCGGGCAGTGATGCATCCTGGACGTTGATTGGCGATTGTGACTGA
- a CDS encoding helix-turn-helix domain-containing protein has protein sequence MDKKNIKRMTLFYRKALLCVAVLLVLSAILLYAGVLISTHETAFLPQKHSDINWFYRTEPPDQQQDDKVVVFNSGETSQPITFDFWVSTEEKYPYTSFIINLADPQDVSDLIDLSSYSRISFRIQCEPENILVFALYTYVDHVTKLGKPETYRVSLDFLTCNKKSRKISFKLNDLDSADWWLERYGLAYTDRTADLRRTHGFSINNSLQSPRGSHSKIEISDLVLVAENVSYVWGSVAIIVVAWLVLAYFLMKLYVQEKICRAKEQVNTKRPFIAYQQLSVKQQPDDPKSALLSHIAVEYINPAINIESAAATLGTTRSKINKLLKAEFSLTFTAYVNKLRLAEASRLLIEEQHLSIKQIALGVGYANVTYFNMLFKKEYGCAPKTFRQNRFKDAKEEC, from the coding sequence ATGGATAAAAAGAATATCAAAAGAATGACATTATTTTATCGCAAAGCGTTACTTTGTGTTGCTGTTCTCCTTGTCCTATCCGCTATTTTGCTATACGCAGGGGTGCTAATTTCTACCCATGAAACCGCTTTTTTGCCGCAGAAGCATAGTGATATCAACTGGTTTTACAGGACTGAGCCGCCAGATCAGCAGCAAGACGACAAGGTTGTGGTGTTCAACAGTGGAGAAACGTCGCAGCCCATCACCTTTGATTTTTGGGTTTCTACGGAGGAAAAATATCCCTATACCTCTTTTATTATCAATCTTGCCGACCCACAAGATGTGAGTGACCTGATCGACCTCAGTTCTTATTCCAGAATCAGTTTTCGTATTCAATGTGAGCCTGAAAATATTCTTGTTTTTGCGCTCTATACTTATGTCGACCATGTGACAAAACTTGGAAAACCAGAAACCTATCGCGTTAGCCTCGATTTTCTAACCTGCAATAAGAAAAGCCGTAAAATATCGTTCAAATTAAACGATCTGGATTCCGCTGACTGGTGGCTTGAGCGCTATGGTCTGGCGTATACAGATCGCACTGCAGATTTACGAAGGACGCATGGTTTTTCCATTAATAACTCGCTCCAGAGCCCAAGAGGAAGCCACTCGAAAATTGAAATATCTGATTTGGTACTGGTTGCGGAGAACGTCAGCTATGTGTGGGGAAGTGTCGCGATTATCGTCGTTGCTTGGTTAGTCTTGGCATATTTTTTAATGAAATTATATGTACAGGAAAAAATATGTCGTGCAAAAGAACAAGTGAATACCAAGCGTCCCTTTATTGCTTATCAGCAGTTGTCGGTCAAACAGCAACCTGACGATCCGAAGTCGGCGCTTCTCTCCCATATTGCTGTTGAGTACATCAACCCAGCGATCAATATTGAAAGCGCCGCCGCTACTCTGGGAACAACCCGCTCAAAAATTAATAAGCTCTTAAAAGCTGAATTCAGTCTCACTTTTACCGCATACGTGAATAAACTTCGTCTGGCAGAGGCCTCACGACTACTGATTGAAGAGCAACATCTTAGCATCAAGCAAATCGCTCTTGGTGTGGGTTATGCCAATGTGACTTACTTTAATATGTTGTTTAAAAAGGAGTACGGTTGCGCACCCAAAACATTCAGGCAGAACCGCTTTAAAGACGCTAAGGAGGAGTGTTAG
- a CDS encoding aspartate/glutamate racemase family protein, producing the protein MRILVVNPNTTASMTEKACLAARQVASEGTEIIAVTSAHGPVSIEGYYDEALAVPGMLQAIQAHENFDAVVIACFDDTGLDAARCITDKPVIGIGEAGYRVASMLANKFSVVTTLARSVPALEHNLLRYGMERQCIRVRSSEIPVLELERNGSDAMQKIGQEIEQAIVEDRAEAIVLGCAGMVDLAEKLSAQFAIPVLDGVTCAVSLCESLVRLRVKTSRQGGYAPPPTEKMAASALHATSRQTTD; encoded by the coding sequence ATGCGGATTCTCGTTGTTAACCCGAATACGACAGCCAGTATGACCGAAAAAGCCTGTCTTGCTGCCCGGCAAGTTGCCTCTGAGGGGACTGAAATTATCGCCGTGACCTCGGCACACGGGCCGGTTTCAATTGAAGGATATTATGATGAGGCACTGGCTGTCCCCGGGATGCTTCAGGCCATTCAGGCCCATGAGAATTTCGATGCCGTAGTGATTGCCTGTTTTGATGACACGGGTCTGGACGCCGCTCGCTGTATCACCGATAAACCGGTGATTGGCATTGGTGAAGCGGGTTATCGGGTTGCTTCAATGCTCGCCAACAAATTCAGCGTCGTCACAACCCTCGCCCGCTCTGTACCTGCGTTGGAACACAATTTATTGCGTTATGGGATGGAAAGACAATGTATCCGCGTGCGTTCTTCTGAAATCCCGGTGCTTGAATTAGAACGCAACGGCTCAGATGCGATGCAGAAAATCGGCCAGGAAATTGAGCAAGCGATTGTCGAAGATCGGGCGGAAGCCATTGTCCTTGGTTGTGCCGGGATGGTTGATCTGGCGGAAAAACTATCGGCTCAGTTTGCCATCCCGGTGCTCGATGGGGTCACGTGTGCCGTGTCGCTGTGTGAAAGTCTGGTCAGACTCCGGGTTAAAACCTCGCGTCAGGGCGGCTATGCGCCGCCACCGACGGAGAAAATGGCAGCATCAGCCCTTCACGCCACCAGCCGTCAGACCACCGACTAA
- the malG gene encoding maltose ABC transporter permease MalG: MAMVQGKSLKYRVWATHIGLWFFLSLIIFPMLMIVAISLREGNFATGSIIPEHPSWEHWKLALGFAVTHADGSVTPPPFPVLTWLWNSVKVATISSVLIVALSTTSAYAFARMKFGGKSLILKAMMIFQMFPAVLALVAIYALFDKLGQYIPFLGLNTHGGLILSYLGGIALHVWTIKGYFETIDGSLEEAAALDGATPWQAFRLVLLPLSVPILAVVFILSFIAAVGEVPVASLLLSDINQYTLAVGMQQYLYPQNYLWGDFAAAAVLSALPITLVFLLAQRWLVGGLTAGGVKG, from the coding sequence ATGGCAATGGTTCAAGGAAAAAGTTTGAAATACCGAGTCTGGGCAACCCATATTGGTCTATGGTTCTTTCTCTCACTGATTATTTTTCCGATGCTGATGATCGTGGCAATCTCATTACGGGAAGGCAACTTTGCCACTGGGAGCATCATTCCGGAACATCCGTCTTGGGAGCATTGGAAATTAGCATTGGGATTTGCCGTCACTCATGCTGACGGGAGTGTGACCCCACCGCCATTTCCGGTTTTGACCTGGCTGTGGAATTCGGTCAAGGTTGCGACGATCTCCTCGGTGTTGATCGTCGCCTTATCCACCACATCGGCATACGCGTTTGCACGGATGAAATTCGGGGGAAAAAGTCTCATCTTAAAGGCCATGATGATCTTCCAGATGTTTCCGGCAGTGCTGGCGCTGGTGGCGATTTACGCCCTGTTTGATAAGTTAGGCCAGTATATTCCTTTCCTCGGATTGAACACCCACGGTGGGCTGATCTTATCTTATCTGGGGGGAATTGCGCTCCATGTATGGACCATCAAAGGTTATTTTGAAACCATTGATGGCTCGCTGGAAGAGGCTGCCGCACTGGACGGTGCAACCCCGTGGCAAGCCTTCCGTTTGGTGCTGTTACCGCTGTCCGTGCCGATTCTTGCTGTGGTTTTCATTCTGTCGTTTATTGCCGCAGTCGGTGAAGTTCCGGTGGCATCTCTGCTCCTGTCTGATATTAACCAGTACACGTTGGCGGTCGGAATGCAACAGTACCTTTATCCGCAAAACTACTTGTGGGGCGATTTTGCTGCGGCAGCGGTATTATCGGCACTGCCGATCACCCTGGTGTTCTTGTTAGCGCAACGCTGGTTAGTCGGTGGTCTGACGGCTGGTGGCGTGAAGGGCTGA